CGACGACGGGCGCCGAACCAGTTTCGCCGCGATACGCCTGCCTTGCGATCAGCGCTGCGGCCGGGCCGTCGACCGGGGGCAGCGGCTTTGCGGTGCGGGCGTCCAGCAAACGCACCTTGCCGTCGCCGAGCTGGGCTTCGACGATCGGCCGCCCCAGCAGCATCCGGTGCTGGAGCTGACGCACCGGCGCTCCGGCCGATGCGAGAAGGGCAGGGACGGGCGCGAAATCCTGAGTGGCGATCAGGGCCGGTTCGACGTTCCGGTCGATCCGGTGATCGCCATGCACGGTGTCGATCGGCAGCAGGCTCATGACGAGCCCGCTGGTGAACCAGACGATCGCCTGCGCCCCGATCAGGAGCGCAAGCCAGCGGTGAACCTTGCTTGCCCCGACATGGAGGCGGAGCCGCGGGCTCAGAACCAGGTCCTCACGCCCGCGACGAAGCTGAAGCCGCCCGTATTGTCACCGCGTGCGCGGGTGAAGCGCGCGGTGTCGCCGAACTGCCGCTCCCACGACACGCCGATGTAGGGCGCGAACTCGCGCCGGCCCTCGTAGCGAAGCCGAAGCCCGGCCTCGAGGTCCGTGAGCCCGGAGCCGGTGCCGGTTTCGGGCACGTCCTGCGCGGAGAAATTGGCCTCCACCCTAGGCTGGAGCACGAACCAGTTGGTGATGCGCTGGTCGTAATAGCCCTCCGCACGGCCAAGCACGTCGCCCTTGTCGGAGAGGAACAATGCGCCCTCCACCTCGAACCAACCGGGGGCCAGCCCCTCGATCCCTACCGTCGCGTAGGTGCGCGAGGGGTTGGGCTTGAAGTCGTAGCGAACGCCCGCCTGAAGGTTCCAGTATGGATCGAGCGCGCGGCTGTAGAGCGCCTGCACCTCGGCCTGTTCGAGCGGCTTGCCGAACGTGCCTTCGCCCTCGCTCTTTAGCGTAAAGCGATTGATGTCGCCCCCGATCCAGGCCTCGCCATCCCAGCGATAGCCGTCGCCACCCTTGCGAGCCTGATATTCGGCGAGATTGAAGAGGATCTGATAGACGGTCATTCCGCCATGCTCGCGGCGTAGATCGTTCTCGCGCGAGCTGGCCATGGCGTCCGCGCCCCAGAAACGATCGGCGAGGTGGTCCCCGGCTGGAGCGGGAGCGGGCTTGTTGCCGGGGGGAAGGTCGGTTCCGACCTTGGCAGCGGGCTGATCGCCGGGCATCGCCATGCCCGGCATCGTGCTCATGTCGTGGCCGGCATGCGGGTCCTGCCCCGCACCTGTCGATGCTGCCATGCCCGGCATAGCAGACATATCGTGCCCGGCGTGCGGGTTCTGGGTGGGCGCAGCCTGCTGCTGACCGCTCATATCCATTCCCTGCATCCCGCTCATGTCATGCCCGGCATGAGGGTCGGCAGCCTGCGTCTTCGCCGGTTGCGCGCGACGCGGCGCGGTGCGTCGGACGGGAGCCTTACGCTTAGTCGCGGACTTGGCCGCGGCTTTCGCCTTCGGCTTGGCGGCCGGCTTTGCCGGCATCGTCATGCCCGGCATGTTGTGCATGGAATGGTCCATGGTCTGCCCGAATGCGGGTGTCGCAAGGCCGAGCGGCGCCATACCGGCGAGGAGGAGCGACCGGATCACGCCGCGGCCTCCCCGGCCTTGCGGACCTGGACAACGCGCATCATGCCCGCGTGCATGTGGTAGAGCATGTGGCAGTGGAAGGCCCAGTCGCCTTCCTCGCCGGTCACGTCCCAGCTCACCGTGCCTCCCGGCTGCACCAGCACCGTATGCTTTCGGGGGGCATAGGCGCCCTTGCCGGTCACCAGGTCGAAGAAGTGGCCGTGGATGTGGATCGGATGTCCCATCATCGTGTCGTTGATGAGCGTCACCCGTACCCGCTCGCCGTGAAGCAGCGTGATCGGGTCGGGGTTCTCCGACAGCTTCTCGCCGTCGAAGCCCCACATATAGCGCTCCATGTTGCCGGTGAGGTGGAGCTTGATCTCCCGCTCCGGTGCGCGTGTGTCCGGGTTGCGGTCGAGCGCCATCAGGTCGCGATAGGTGAGAACGCGATGCCCGACATTCTCCAGCCCCTGCCCGGGATCGCCGGTCCGATCGACCGGCATCGGCGAGATGGTCTGCACGCCCGGTCCCTTTTTAACCTCGGGGGCATTGCTGAAATCGCGCATGGAATGGCTCATGCCGCCCATGTCCATCCCGCCCATCTGATCGCCGTTCATCGCCGGCATCGTGCCGGAGCCATGGTCCATACCGGCCATGGCGCCGCCCTGAGCCTGGCCGTGGTCCATGCCTGCCATGCCGCCTGCCGCGGTGCCGGCCGCGCCGTGGTTCATTTGGGAATGATCCATACCCGCCATCGCGCCGGTGCCCGCGCCATGCCCCATCGCAGCATGGTCCATGCCGGACATCGAACCCGCAGCGCCGCCCATGGCGCCATGATTCATGCCGCCGTGGTCCATCGTGCCATGATCCATGCCGCCCATGCCCATGTCCTTCATGGTCGCGAGCGGGCGCTTGCGGAGCGGGGGCACCTCGGCCGCCATGCCCTCGCGCGGAGCGAGCGTCGCGCGGGCCATGCCGGAGCGATCGATGCTCTCACCGACCAGCGTATAGGCGCGCAGGTCGGGCGGGGTGACGATCGCGTCATAGGTCTCGGCCGGGCCGAACTGGAACTCGTCGATCTCGACCGGGCGCACGTTCAAGCCGTCGGCCGCGACGATCGTCATCGGCAGGCCCGGAATGCGGACGTTGAAGGTGGTCATCGACGAGGCGTTGATGAAGCGCAGCCGCACCCGCTCGCCGGGGCGGAATAGCGCGGTCCAATTGTCCTTGGGGCCGTAGCCGTTGACCAGGTAGGTGTAGACCGAGCCCGTGACGTCGGCGACGTCGGCGGGGTCCATCCGCATCTTGCCCCACTCCAACCGCTCTTTCAGCGACTGATCCTTGCCGGCGAGAAGCCCGGCCAGGGTCTGGCGCTGGCGGTTGAAGTAGCCCGACTCCTTCTTCAACCGATCGAAGAGGTAGTGCGGGTGGTGGAAGCTGTGGTCGGACAGCACGATCACGTGCTCCCGGTCGAACTTCACCGGATCGGGGTTCTTCGGGTCGATCAGGATCGGGCCGTAATGCCCCTCCTGCTCCTGAAGCCCCGAATGGCTATGGTACCAGTAGGTGCCGCTCTGGATGATCGGGAACTCGTAGGTGAACGTCGATCGCGCCGGAATGCCGGGGAAGGCGATCCCGGGAACCCCGTCCATCTGGAAGGGGAGAAGCAGCCCGTGCCAGTGGATCGAGGTTTCCTCGTCGAGCTCATTGACGACGTGGAGGCGGACGTTCTGCCCCTCGCGCAAGCGGATG
The sequence above is drawn from the Sphingomonas carotinifaciens genome and encodes:
- a CDS encoding PepSY domain-containing protein translates to MVLSPRLRLHVGASKVHRWLALLIGAQAIVWFTSGLVMSLLPIDTVHGDHRIDRNVEPALIATQDFAPVPALLASAGAPVRQLQHRMLLGRPIVEAQLGDGKVRLLDARTAKPLPPVDGPAAALIARQAYRGETGSAPVVERIERLSTEYRGALPAWRASFADDDGTRIYVGAETGRLTSVRTGTWRLYDFFWGLHIMDWTEHERFNTPWLNAFAAGGLVFAVAGAILLFMRWPRRRRRKAQGVR
- a CDS encoding copper resistance protein B; this translates as MAPLGLATPAFGQTMDHSMHNMPGMTMPAKPAAKPKAKAAAKSATKRKAPVRRTAPRRAQPAKTQAADPHAGHDMSGMQGMDMSGQQQAAPTQNPHAGHDMSAMPGMAASTGAGQDPHAGHDMSTMPGMAMPGDQPAAKVGTDLPPGNKPAPAPAGDHLADRFWGADAMASSRENDLRREHGGMTVYQILFNLAEYQARKGGDGYRWDGEAWIGGDINRFTLKSEGEGTFGKPLEQAEVQALYSRALDPYWNLQAGVRYDFKPNPSRTYATVGIEGLAPGWFEVEGALFLSDKGDVLGRAEGYYDQRITNWFVLQPRVEANFSAQDVPETGTGSGLTDLEAGLRLRYEGRREFAPYIGVSWERQFGDTARFTRARGDNTGGFSFVAGVRTWF
- a CDS encoding copper resistance system multicopper oxidase, with translation MSRVLDRRQVLRGASLAGGGLALSAYMPAWAQPVSAGIAKPLPTVSGEDITLKVAHQMMMIDGRQSHAIGINGTVPAPLIRLREGQNVRLHVVNELDEETSIHWHGLLLPFQMDGVPGIAFPGIPARSTFTYEFPIIQSGTYWYHSHSGLQEQEGHYGPILIDPKNPDPVKFDREHVIVLSDHSFHHPHYLFDRLKKESGYFNRQRQTLAGLLAGKDQSLKERLEWGKMRMDPADVADVTGSVYTYLVNGYGPKDNWTALFRPGERVRLRFINASSMTTFNVRIPGLPMTIVAADGLNVRPVEIDEFQFGPAETYDAIVTPPDLRAYTLVGESIDRSGMARATLAPREGMAAEVPPLRKRPLATMKDMGMGGMDHGTMDHGGMNHGAMGGAAGSMSGMDHAAMGHGAGTGAMAGMDHSQMNHGAAGTAAGGMAGMDHGQAQGGAMAGMDHGSGTMPAMNGDQMGGMDMGGMSHSMRDFSNAPEVKKGPGVQTISPMPVDRTGDPGQGLENVGHRVLTYRDLMALDRNPDTRAPEREIKLHLTGNMERYMWGFDGEKLSENPDPITLLHGERVRVTLINDTMMGHPIHIHGHFFDLVTGKGAYAPRKHTVLVQPGGTVSWDVTGEEGDWAFHCHMLYHMHAGMMRVVQVRKAGEAAA